Below is a window of Watersipora subatra chromosome 11, tzWatSuba1.1, whole genome shotgun sequence DNA.
tttttaaccAGTTTTCAACTTTAAATTCAGCCACATTTTACGAAGATAGTCTGTGTTTgataagttataaaaaattggAATAGCTCATTTGGAGCTAGAAATGTTAATGGTTTTAGAGGTAGCCGCTTGTTGCATCAAGTTCGTGAGTCTTTTGAGTAATTTCCCGAGCTCATAGCGGCTGCAGTATCCGTACCAGAAGTACCAGTCACAGTGTCCTTGACCCTTCTAAATGACATAATGAGTAAAGCCTTATAACCACGTCTAAATTGCTTATTCATGCcagaatatatgaaaatgttcacgCAGCTGTTCATCCAAGCTAGAATGACAAACATAACATATACTATTGAGGGGAGTCGATTTCTTTTGTCTAACATAAAACTGATGCTAATTGGTAACCAACAGAAGACAATTACGATAAAAACTGTTATGAGCATCATGGCGCTCCGCCGCTGATGTGAGTTTTGACGAAGAAGAAGGGTTTCAGATTTctgttttgttttctttttcttcggCGAGTTTGTCTGAGGTGGTGGCGAACTTTTTGTTTTCAGGGATCCATTATCTTCTGAAATCGAACTTTCTTCAACTCTTTTGACCTCTATTTGCTGATAATTCTTAGGAGTCGTCGGCACTTTAGCTAGAGAAGAGAGATTGTAATGGCGCATTAAATTCTTTTTATTTTCAGCAAGCTTGAGTAggatttttatgtaaaaaaaacttgacgCGATGACGGGTGGAAATACTCCTAAAACGCAACAAAATATTGTTCCGTACATCCAAGACTCCTCGTCGTTTGCTTTGAAGAAACAAGTTCTAAACTTTGTGTGGTAGCCAAACTCTCCATATCCAAACATGGGTGGAAGCACAATGCAGAAACTCCACAGCCAAATGAAGGCAAGAGACAGCACTATGCTCGAGCGCCTTGTGAAACTCTGGTATAAAGATTTGCTTTTACAGAGCAACAGAAAACGATTGAAACCCACGGCTGCCACAGAGTTTAGGGCACATATCATTGTCATGATGTTGATAGGAGATGTGTATTTGCAGTAATCCCGAGAGACGATGTCATTTCCtcctaaaatatttacaagtttTGAATGTTTACATAAATTATGGTAGCGAGCAGTGCCAATATTGCATGTCAAGGAGTAGCAATTGCAGCGCATTGAATTTGCATGTCTATCTAATTGCTTTTCTTTGATCACATAATATAGTCAGAATATTATGGATAATAACAAAACagattagtaatagtaatatagcAGTAACAGTAATAAGAACagcaataacataataatactaataatgataatgtttttttatatgCCCTAAATTTTGATTTCTATGGCTGCTgtgtgattataatattataataagcaGCTAATGtagaattttataaaaataaagtattatatttactatataataataaaggAAATATGAGAACAAGTATAattatgtgaataatagcatGCTGGTTGTAATATTATGGCCACCACCAAGGCTAATGTCAATGAATGCCATTGAACATGCTAACACCAATATCAATGGCAGTATCTAAGTcaatagcaataacaatgtCAATGGCAGCGCTAATACAAATGCTGATGTCAATGTTGATGGTAATGCTAATATCATTGCTAATGCCAATTTTAATGCCAGTGTCAACACAAATGCTATTAGCACTGCCTATGCCAGTAGCAATGTCTTTGGTTATGCCAATGATACTGTTACCAAAACCTCTGTGATACTAGTTTGCATAATgtttttaatatacatatagGATGCTTTCCTGCTGGCATAGAGTTTTACATAGATTATGGTTGCCTCGGAGATGATTAAGGTGAATAATGGGATGATTAGGGTTATGAATAGGGTGAATGACTCGAGCTATAGAGGACTCATTGACAGTGAGTAGAATATAGCTGATAATGCAGCATTAAACACTTTGCCTCAACATCTCCTTAGACAGTTAATGATTTTAGGCTAAGATGACTGACTGCGTGCCTCTAATTCAACTTGCTCAATGAATACTAAAAATGTTTCATTGGATTCCTTCACCAGCTATGATCCAATCAATAGAGTAATTAACGTGTTGATCAAATATTGCTGAAAGTAGAGGACAACTCTAAATTAATCAAATATTGCTGAAAGTAGAGGACAACTCTAAATTGATCAGATATTGCTGAAAGTAGTTGACAGCTCTAAATTGATCAAATATTGCTGACAGTAGAGGAAAACTCTGAATTGATCAGATATGGCTGAAAGTAgaggacaactctcaataatactgtaataaaaatcatctttgctataataaaagccgtaTTTGTTTGTTCATCCGTTGAAGGTCATTTTTACAGGTTGGGAAAACAAATTGCCCAGTAGGATTTGAACCTACAACTTTCCCCTTAGTCAACCAACAATCTACCACCAGCACCATTCAATTGCTTTGTTGCATTAACATGAATGTTATATTACACTTTATTATTTTagattgtgttatattatagtGTATTAATAACTTAATATTGATTAAACCAATCTATAGTTATTTACTGTCTAACCAGAAATTCATAGACTCAGGACATTATAATCAATCACAGCTAAATATTACGCTAAATGGTTTTGAGAATAAACAGAAGGGTTATCTTACCTTTGAAGTATTCCATGATCGCTGTTGGAAGATTGACAGAAAGCAGCAATATGTCCACAACTGCTAAGTTTACGACATATACATTAGAGTGAGTACGAAGCTTCTTTTCTCGCGATATTACGATAATAGTTAGCAGATTTCCTAAGACTCCTAGAGCAAGGGCGAAGGTGAGAAATATAGCGAGACCAGTCTCCAGACCCTGCAGAACATAGCATATAGCGAATAAACATGCTACATAGCAAGTTGAACCAACAcatagtttaaagttttgagagtatatcattaaatttatattatttagttAAATTAGGTCAAACAATTCCACCAAACAGCTTTGATAACATAaaagtactctggtagtcttgTGCTCTGcgagagatcatcagatgtaataactaCGTGCACAGTTATTCCTACTCATGGAAAAGGGTAGGCGTGTGGTGCAGATGTTAGCACTCTTGGCTAGAAAGCTGAATGTCTGGGTTTGATACCTGTGTGGTGCAATCTGTTTTCTAACGCTCTTAGAGTGGCTCTTAAAAaaagctcttattatagtaaagatttaatgGACTTGTCTGCCCTTATTCATAGAAAATATATAGGCATAATGCATTACTGGATGGGATAAACTTGATACAGTCTCTGTGGCCTTAGTCATAAAAACCTAATAGTTAACTTAATGGAATTTTCTTCCCCCTGTTTGACAATTTTTGTACTTGAAAATTATGATtaattgtactaataatgatcAGAAGCGcacagagaagacaacttcttctAAATAAGTTTCATGTAAGGACAACTCTAAGCATTAGGTATTTTAAAAACTTCTCAATCTGTTTCTAGTTCTCAAATGTTTTTTAGGTCAATGAGTTCGTTCAATTCATCTGTGATTTTTGGCATACAATCATTAAGATCTTTTGAACTAATGACCTTTGATGCTCTTGCTTCCAAGCGCTTTGCGTTAGAGTATACAGTTACGACAGCTTTTAGAAATTAACTCCCCGATGCCCAGGTAATCTCTTAATGCAATTAGTCAGCAAATGCATAAAGCTATCAACTGTGTGCACCAAATGGCATGAGGAGACACACCCGCAGGCAAAACTTTTGACTTTAATCTCTTGGGTGCGCAAGATATCAGGAAGCACGTGAAATATGAGGTCATGGGGAATGTCAGACTATAGTACACCTGCActtaaaatgaacttacacaaaattttagtagattttatcagaaagtaccggtatttttctatcatttgcaaatattgatttttgaggtgatctgactaccaggatgtttcaagattaaaatcaacaaaacctgatcgcagttaaaatgctcaaaagaaaaacacaTGTTAAAAAGATGCCACTAGTTGCTACCATTGTTACAGTTGATACCAGCTATTgagttcaagttgcagcgttacgcgtctctgTTCTGCCGGTCTCTTTGCATTTACAGACAtaataatcacactttcacttggaCTGGGCATTTTAACCATgattatgtttttttaattttaatttggaAACATTCTGGTAGTCAgttcacttcaaacatcaaaaatgatcgcaaatgatagaaaaatgtcgaTTCTTTTTggtctactaaaatgttgtgtaagaTTATCTTTAATGACCCAAATTATTTAAGTTAAGTTATTTAACTTAAATAAGTTAAAGCAACTTAAATAAACTGCTTAGAAAGCAGCACTATGTCTATGCCGCTTTCTAAGCAATAGCAAAGTGCAGCCTTCTAAACCTCGCAAATGCTCATATTTTACTTTGAAGAGTGTTTTCCCCCAACACAAAATCCCACAgtttttatgtaataaaaagTAGATTATTGCTGTTGAATCTTGTAAGTAGTTCCATGTAAAGCGATTAAGATAATTTGAGCAAGCTGTAATGTACACTTTCATCTTTTAATATCTGTTTTCATGATACCAACGACTAGATTAAGATTTGAGCCATGAATTTGCTCCCTAAAAGTTGAGTGTCCTAACTACTAGAGTATTTTAGCTCATATCAATGTACTACGGCGGATCTGTAGGCGTTTATGTACACAAGCCTAAAAGTTACATAAGCGCTACTCTAAAAGTTAAAAGCTTTTGACTTAGAGAATGATTGGAAATTCAATGTTAACTTTTTGTCTCATTGGCAAAAAGAAacgtattattttaaaaaatctagTTTATCCCAAGCAAGCAATTCTGATGCCAGAGACCGTGAGACAAGCCAAAGAGCCAAAGAGTGGATGTTGCTAGTGTTAATTTATCTTGTGCAAACATATTGCTCTCTTTTTTTCCACTAGtttaaattataataacaataataatatcaagGAA
It encodes the following:
- the LOC137407855 gene encoding G-protein coupled receptor moody-like, with protein sequence MDSLTDNSTASADDLPQGLETGLAIFLTFALALGVLGNLLTIIVISREKKLRTHSNVYVVNLAVVDILLLSVNLPTAIMEYFKGGNDIVSRDYCKYTSPINIMTMICALNSVAAVGFNRFLLLCKSKSLYQSFTRRSSIVLSLAFIWLWSFCIVLPPMFGYGEFGYHTKFRTCFFKANDEESWMYGTIFCCVLGVFPPVIASSFFYIKILLKLAENKKNLMRHYNLSSLAKVPTTPKNYQQIEVKRVEESSISEDNGSLKTKSSPPPQTNSPKKKKTKQKSETLLLRQNSHQRRSAMMLITVFIVIVFCWLPISISFMLDKRNRLPSIVYVMFVILAWMNSCVNIFIYSGMNKQFRRGYKALLIMSFRRVKDTVTGTSGTDTAAAMSSGNYSKDSRT